In Haematobia irritans isolate KBUSLIRL chromosome 1, ASM5000362v1, whole genome shotgun sequence, a genomic segment contains:
- the sav gene encoding scaffold protein salvador translates to MNYLTILLCNRKPPMLSRRNKDKTAAAHKEGVVGKYVKKDTPPEIPVINVWSFDERTKQKSKTLQRCASASPSCDGGGGTLSGRGRSGSVNRNTYTDTQPDYYHARRAKSQLPPSTSSMRSTLPQVQLHHNAHHHQQQFQQPLVAPSHSYFSTNNLDIPSGGHSNNNNNYATNSNNYVNIEQIDRMRSSSPLQHSQSSYFQRSFSSNQKHANSFDGHNNMVRDRLDSFQSNILQLPRGVTPHQYQHHQQQQHQQPHHPPLTQSYSSESYPIYENPYRVSNSLVPPVHAMSQMSLSTHGNRSESPIYSNTTSMASNINHTYQSNHQIQHNQTSQHLSPTSNSHNHNQMMSSYDLSSSSRATPHSHNFAQGNSSTSMQSLYQNTGNKNHNSSNTPTSQQLHKHPSQQSLEEELPLPPGWATHYTLHGRKYYVDHNAHTTHWSHPLEREGLPVGWRTVVSKVHGTYYENQYTGQCQRQHPCLTSYYVYTTSAEPPKAIRPETYTPPTHTHNALVPANPYLLEEIPKWLVVYSEADSSKDHMLQFNMFSLQELECFDGMLVRLFKQELGTIVGFYERYRRALILEKNRREERYLQELHAASVNATNHNPNPNAANTSNVVSHVNQQQQQ, encoded by the coding sequence ATGAACTACTTAACAATTTTGCTGTGCAATCGTAAGCCGCCGATGCTCTCTCGCCGGAATAAAGACAAAACCGCAGCTGCACACAAAGAGGGCGTAGTGGGGAAGTATGTGAAAAAGGACACGCCTCCCGAAATACCGGTGATAAATGTTTGGTCTTTCGACGAGagaacaaagcaaaaatcgaaAACTCTACAGAGATGCGCTTCTGCATCACCAAGTTGCGATGGTGGGGGAGGAACGCTTTCAGGGCGTGGGCGATCTGGTAGTGTTAATCGAAACACCTATACGGATACACAACCGGACTATTATCATGCTAGGAGAGCAAAGTCACAATTGCCACCATCTACGAGTTCCATGAGATCCACATTACCGCAGGTTCAGCTCCATCATAATGCCCATCATCACCAACAACAATTCCAACAACCGCTAGTTGCACCCTCCCATtcgtatttttcgacaaataattTGGATATACCCAGTGGTGGACAtagtaataataacaataattatgCGACCAATAGCAACAACTATGTTAATATTGAGCAAATTGATCGGATGCGATCGTCATCTCCATTGCAACATTCACAGTCGAGTTACTTCCAACGCAGCTTCTCCTCCAATCAAAAGCACGCAAATTCCTTTGATGGACATAACAACATGGTTCGAGATCGCTTGGATTCATTTCAATCTAATATATTACAACTGCCCCGAGGTGTAACACCCCATCAATATCAAcaccatcaacaacaacaacatcaacaaccTCATCATCCTCCACTGACTCAGAGCTATTCATCTGAATCATATCCAATTTACGAAAATCCCTATAGAGTTTCGAACTCATTAGTTCCTCCTGTTCATGCTATGTCTCAAATGTCATTATCTACACATGGAAATCGTTCCGAGTCGCCCATATATAGTAATACGACCTCCATGGCCAGTAATATTAATCACACATATCAAAGTAATCATCAGATTCAACATAATCAGACATCTCAACATCTGTCGCCCACCTCAAACAGCCACAATCACAACCAAATGATGTCTTCATATGATCTCAGTTCAAGCTCTCGTGCCACACCTCACAGCCATAACTTTGCTCAAGGGAATTCCTCAACATCTATGCAATCATTGTATCAGAATACGGGAAACAAAAACCACAATTCGTCCAATACGCCGACATCTCAACAACTGCATAAACATCCATCGCAACAGTCATTGGAAGAGGAACTACCATTGCCTCCAGGTTGGGCCACACACTACACGCTGCATGGGCGTAAATATTATGTTGATCATAATGCCCATACAACACATTGGTCTCATCCACTAGAACGAGAAGGTCTTCCGGTTGGTTGGCGTACTGTTGTCTCCAAAGTACATGGTACTTACTATGAAAATCAATATACTGGTCAATGTCAACGCCAACACCCATGCCTTACATCATATTATGTGTATACTACATCGGCTGAACCCCCAAAGGCTATACGTCCTGAAACATATACCCCACCAACACATACACATAATGCCCTGGTTCCGGCAAACCCATATCTATTGGAAGAGATTCCTAAATGGTTGGTTGTTTACTCAGAGGCAGACTCATCCAAAGATCATATGCTGCAGTTTAATATGTTTAGTCTTCAAGAATTGGAGTGTTTCGATGGCATGTTGGTTCGTTTGTTTAAACAAGAGTTGGGTACAATCGTTGGATTCTATGAGCGTTATAG